The following are encoded together in the Choloepus didactylus isolate mChoDid1 chromosome 7, mChoDid1.pri, whole genome shotgun sequence genome:
- the LOC119539443 gene encoding histone H2B type 2-E: MPEPAKSAPAPKKGSKKAVTKAQKKDGKKRKRSRKESYSIYVYKVLKQVHPDTGISSKAMGIMNSFVNDIFERIAGEASRLAHYNKRSTITSREIQTAVRLLLPGELAKHAVSEGTKAVTKYTSSK, translated from the coding sequence ATGCCTGAACCAGCCAAGTCGGCCCCAGCCCCGAAAAAGGGGTCTAAAAAGGCGGTGACTAAGGCGCAGAAAAAGGATGGCAAGAAACGCAAGCGCAGCCGCAAGGAGAGCTACTCCATCTACGTGTACAAGGTGCTGAAGCAGGTCCACCCCGACACCGGCATCTCATCCAAGGCCATGGGTATCATGAATTCGTTCGTCAACGACATTTTCGAGCGCATCGCTGGCGAGGCATCCCGTCTGGCCCATTACAACAAGCGGTCGACCATTACCTCCAGGGAGATCCAGACTGCCGTGCGCCTGCTGCTGCCCGGGGAGTTGGCCAAGCACGCCGTGTCCGAGGGCACCAAGGCCGTCACCAAGTACACCAGCTCTAAATGA
- the LOC119539438 gene encoding histone H2A type 1-D-like — MSGRGKQGGKARAKAKTRSSRAGLQFPVGRVHRLLRKGNYSERVGAGAPVYMAAVLEYLTAEILELAGNAARDNKKTRIVPRHLQLAIRNDEELNKLLGKVTIAQGGVLPNIQAVLLPKKTESHHKAKGK, encoded by the coding sequence ATGTCTGGACGCGGTAAGCAGGGAGGTAAGGCTCGCGCTAAAGCTAAGACCCGGTCTTCTCGCGCGGGTCTGCAGTTCCCCGTGGGTCGAGTGCACCGTCTTCTCCGCAAAGGCAACTATTCGGAGCGGGTCGGGGCCGGCGCCCCGGTGTACATGGCGGCGGTGCTGGAGTACCTGACCGCAGAGATCCTGGAGCTGGCGGGCAACGCTGCTCGCGACAACAAGAAGACCCGCATTGTCCCGCGCCACCTCCAGCTGGCCATCCGTAACGACGAGGAGCTCAACAAGCTACTGGGCAAGGTCACCATCGCGCAGGGCGGTGTCCTGCCCAACATCCAGGCGGTGCTACTGCCCAAGAAGACTGAGAGCCACCACAAGGCCAAGGGCAAGTAG
- the LOC119539437 gene encoding histone H3.1, with protein MARTKQTARKSTGGKAPRKQLATKAARKSAPATGGVKKPHRYRPGTVALREIRRYQKSTELLIRKLPFQRLVREIAQDFKTDLRFQSSAVMALQEACEAYLVGLFEDTNLCAIHAKRVTIMPKDIQLARRIRGERA; from the coding sequence ATGGCTCGCACCAAGCAGACCGCTCGCAAGTCCACTGGCGGCAAAGCGCCGCGCAAGCAATTGGCCACCAAGGCGGCCCGCAAGAGCGCGCCGGCCACCGGCGGAGTGAAGAAGCCGCATCGCTACCGGCCAGGCACCGTGGCGCTGCGCGAGATCCGCCGCTACCAGAAGTCCACCGAACTGCTGATCCGCAAGCTGCCTTTCCAGCGGTTGGTGCGTGAGATCGCGCAGGACTTTAAGACCGACCTGCGCTTTCAGAGCTCGGCGGTGATGGCGCTGCAGGAGGCGTGCGAGGCCTACCTGGTGGGGCTCTTCGAGGACACCAATCTGTGCGCCATCCACGCCAAGCGCGTCACCATCATGCCCAAGGACATCCAGCTTGCTCGCCGTATCCGTGGGGAACGCGCGTAA